Sequence from the Pirellulales bacterium genome:
TCAATGGGGATAGTCCGACGCTGCCGACACGGCTTCTCATTCAAGCCATCGAAACGCTGCGCAGGCCAGGAGACCGCATGGTGCTCGGCCCGGCCGCTGATGGCGGCTATTATCTGATCGGACTTAAGCGCCCGCATCGCGCGGTTTTTGCTGACATTTCTTGGGGCACGGCCAGCGTAGCCCGCACCACCCTGCAGCGCGCGCAGGGGATGGCGCTGGAGAGCGCGTTGCTGCCGGAATGGTATGATGTTGACGACGCGGAATCGTACGGGTGCCTGCGCGACGAATTGGCCGGACGGCCGAGCCGCTTCCAGGGCGGTGGTCCGGCCGCTGCGACGCGGGCGTTCCTAGCAACGCCGCCGGAGACCATTCGGTGAGTTCAACGCAATCCGTCGTGTCGGGGAGTCCACCGCCTGCGCGCCTGTCAAGCAGCGCTGGGTTGACTAAACTTATTGCAGTTGGCGCGCTGATCGCCGTCTTGGTGGCCGCAGCGCCCTTTGCACAGCGCGCCGGCGGCGACTATGCGTTCGTGGCCGTCGTCCTGTTAACCGGCGCGTTCACTTATGCCGCAACCGCGGTTGCCGACCATGCAGAGGGCCGGAAGGCTCTCGTGTTTATCCTCAGTCTCGCGGTCGTACTGCGCGTTTATGCATTATCGTTCCATCCATTCCTATCGACCGACATCTACCGTTATGTCTGGGACGGCACTGTGCAGGGCGCCGGCATCAATCCTTACCGCTACGTTCCGGATAATCCCGCGCTCGCGCAGCTTCGCGACTCAGCGATTTTTCCGAACATTAACCGCGCCAACTATGCGGTGACCGTCTATCCGCCTGTTGCCGAATTTTTCTTTCTCGCAGCGACCCGCTTCGGGGCGAACACCGTCGTCATGCGCCTCGCCATGCTCAGCTGCGAGGTGGTCAGCTTGGTTATGATGCTGTCGGTGCTGCGCCGGATGCGTCAGCCGCTGACGCGCATCGTCGCCTATGCGTGGCATCCGCTGCCGATCTGGGAAATCGGCAACGGCGGCCATGTCGACGCGCTGATGATGGCTCTGACACTGGTCGGGCTTTGGGCCGCCATGATGGGGCGGGCGCGAAGCGGCGCGCTTGCGGTCGTGTTGGCAAGTCTGGCAAAGCCGCTCGCTGCGCCGGCACTGGCGGTCATCTGGCGGCCGTGGGACTGGAAAATTCCCGTGATCGTGATTGCAGCGGTGGCGCTCTGTTATCTGCCGTACCTGTCCGTCGGTTGGGGCGTCCTCGGCTTTTTGCCGCACGGCTATCTGAAGGAGGAGGGGCTTCTCTCCGGTGGCGGTTTTTGGCTGCTATCGCTATGGCGTCTGGCGTTTGGAGCCAGCCGTTACGACCTGCCGTGCTACTTGATCGTGGCGGTCGCGTTGCTGCTGTTTCTGGCATTGCGCGCGGCACTTCGCGCAACGCCAACTGCGGCAACGATGCTCGCCGATGCCAATAATCTGTTCCTGTCCGCATTGCTGCTGTTATCGCCGGAATACCCGTGGTATTACCTGATCATAGTTCCGTTCGCTGCGCTTTTGGGAAGCGCACCTAGTTGGGCAATGTCGATTGGAGCCTTGCTGCTCACCGCTGCGACGACGTCGGATGCCCAGACGACGCTGATCGTCAAATCCGCGCTGTTTGGGAGCGTGCTGTTGTGTTGGGCGTTGGCGGCGCGGTCCGGACGGCTGAAGCGACCGTTGATGGCGCAATGACATGAACTCGTCCGCTGTTGTCCATCCCCGCCGTTATCACGAGGCCGTGCCGGACGCGCGCACCGACGAGGCCCCGCAGCCGCCAGTCTGCCTTTATCTGGAAGTGACCAACCGCTGCAATCTCTTGTGTACGACCTGTCCGCGCACCTACGAGGAGCTCGAACCGCCCGCCGACCTTAGCTGGGAGTTGTTCACGCGTCTCGTCGGCCAGGTGCCGGACCTTTCCCGCGCCGTGCTACATGGCGTCGGCGAGCCGATGTTGGTGAAGTCATTGCCGCGCATGGTGGGATATCTCAAAGCGCGCGGCGTCTATGTGTTGTTCAACACCAATGGCACCGTGCTCAATGCGCGCAACGGCCGCGCCTTGATCGACGCCGGACTCGACGAATTGCGCGTGTCGCTCGATGCGTCCAACCGCGAGTCATTCAAGACGATCCGGGGCGCCGACTATTTCAACCGGATTTTGCGCAACGTGCATGTATTTCGCGAGCTTCAAGAGCGCGAGGGGATCGAGCGGCCGCAGGTGTCGCTGTGGCTGACCGGCTTGAAAGAGACGATTGCCGAGCTCCCGGCCTTTGTGCAAGTCGCGGCCGACCTCGGCGTCAAGGAAATATATCTGCAACGGCTGGTGTATTTTGATCGTGCGGCGGTCGGATACGCCCGGCCGGATCAGGCGCTGTTCGAACGCGTGACGCGCGATGAAGCAATTTACTTGAAGGAAGCCGAGACCCTGGCCCGCTCGCTCGGGATTGCTTTTAATGCGTCGGGCGCGGCTTCCGAGCCCGGTCTCAGCCTGCAAAAGGCCGACGATGACTCGCCCTGGTCGCTGTGCCGGCGGCCGTGGTCGCTGATGTACATCACAGCCAATGGCCGCGCGCTGCCATGCTGCATCGCGCCATTCGCGATGCACGGCTACGAAAACTACACGCTGGGCGACGCGACCAAACAGAGCCTGATGGAGATATGGAACGGACCCGCCTACCGCACGTTTCGCGGCGCGCTGCTATCCAATCAGCCGCCCGCTACGTGCGCAAATTGCGGCCTGTGCTGGAGTCTGTGAGGCAGGTTTTGCCAGGTCTTCGAGCAACGCGGTCACCGCCGACGGTAGTCGCCGCCATCATCCCCTGCCTCGACGAGGAAGACGCGATCGGCCCCGTGGTTTCGTCCGTGCTGGCGCAGGGCGTCGCGGACGTGATCGTGGTCGACGGGGCATCCAAGGACCGGACGGCCGAGCGCGCAACAGCGGCCGGTGCGCGGGTGGTTGTCGAACAACGGCGCGGCTACGGGCGTGCCATTCAGACCGGCATTGCGGCATTGCGCGAGGACACCGACATCATCGTGTTTCTCGACGGCGACGGAAGCGATCCCGCGGAGTATATCCCGGCCTTGATCGCGCCGATCGCGGCAGGCGAGGTGGTGTTTGTGCTTGGGTCGCGCATTCGCGGCGTGCGCGAGCCTAAGAGTCTTGCGCCGCAACAGGTCGCCGCAGGGGTCATGGGCGCTCTGCTCATCCGCACTATCTACGGCGCACGCTTCAGCGACCTCTCGCCATTTCGCGCCATACGACGGGATGCGCTCACCAGACTCGGCATGCGCGAAGCGACCTATGGCTGGAACCTGGAAATGCTGATGCGTGTGGCTGCCGCCGGCTTGCCGGTTCAGGAAATTGCGGTCGGGCAGCGTCGCCGCATCGGCGGAGTGTCAAAGGTTTCAGGAAATCTCCGGGCTGGGCTCAAGGCCGCAGCGGTGCTCGTGATCACGTTCTGTCGCCTTGCACTCAGCCTGCACCGCGAGCGGCGGAGGTAAGCGAAGCTCAGCCAACGATCCGCTGCACGTAGCCAATCAAGCCCTTACCGGCACGCGCGGCGCGCGCGTCTCGCCGCAACAGGGCATCGAGGCCAAGCCTCCGGCCGGCGGCGTCAATGACAAAAACAAACATGAGCAGAGCGAGGAACATGTAGGTCCACGGCCACTCGGCGGGTTCGCCGGGTCTGTAGATACCGAGCCAGAGCTGCAAGACGAACAGAATGGCGAGAACGCCGACCCCGCGAACTGCAAATCCAAGCATCATGGAGACGGCGAATGTCAGCTCAGCCATGTAGACGAGCGGTCCAAGCAGATCCAGGTTCGGTAGCACGACATTCTTGATCAACTCCTGATGCAGCGTGAAGGCGGCGCGCGTCGCTTCTTGTGTCGTCCAGTAGCGAAGTCCTTCGGACGCGGGCAGCGGCAGCTTCCATAACGAACCTTGAAACCACATGCAGCCGATCAGCACGCGGACGAAAGCCATGCCAAGCACCCGGCCGCTGCGTTGCTCCGGATCTTGCCGCCAATTCTTGATGGCGATCGCGATGCTGGCGATCAGCAGTACCCAGAACAGCGCCAGCAGCAGAAAACGCCAAGGCCCGATCGCCAGATAATCGACTGTGTTCGCGGTGAGGAATTGCCAGATGTCGTTGACCGGATTGTGCGGCACGGTCGAGCATCCTCGCAATGGTCGCGTAAACAGCGGACGACGCTATATCGTTTCCGATATGCCGGCAACTCGAACAGACTGCCGGCACGCAACCTCACAGGGATGTCGGGCTCAGCCGGAGAATCCGCCGTGCGAAACGCCTGCCCGGCGGCGCGAGGCAGCGTGCCACCACAGCTCACTTGTGCGGTCCTGGTAGCGAGGGGCTTGCCGGATACA
This genomic interval carries:
- a CDS encoding TIGR04282 family arsenosugar biosynthesis glycosyltransferase, giving the protein MCKAPQSGATKSRLAASIGADAAAQLSSCFLRDVAAAIEAVPESMGRVGYGVYAPAGAEVILGRLFPASFGLVLQADTDLGNVLFGATAELLNTPHDCVILVNGDSPTLPTRLLIQAIETLRRPGDRMVLGPAADGGYYLIGLKRPHRAVFADISWGTASVARTTLQRAQGMALESALLPEWYDVDDAESYGCLRDELAGRPSRFQGGGPAAATRAFLATPPETIR
- a CDS encoding radical SAM protein, which translates into the protein MNSSAVVHPRRYHEAVPDARTDEAPQPPVCLYLEVTNRCNLLCTTCPRTYEELEPPADLSWELFTRLVGQVPDLSRAVLHGVGEPMLVKSLPRMVGYLKARGVYVLFNTNGTVLNARNGRALIDAGLDELRVSLDASNRESFKTIRGADYFNRILRNVHVFRELQEREGIERPQVSLWLTGLKETIAELPAFVQVAADLGVKEIYLQRLVYFDRAAVGYARPDQALFERVTRDEAIYLKEAETLARSLGIAFNASGAASEPGLSLQKADDDSPWSLCRRPWSLMYITANGRALPCCIAPFAMHGYENYTLGDATKQSLMEIWNGPAYRTFRGALLSNQPPATCANCGLCWSL
- a CDS encoding glycosyltransferase family 2 protein, which codes for MERTRLPHVSRRAAIQSAARYVRKLRPVLESVRQVLPGLRATRSPPTVVAAIIPCLDEEDAIGPVVSSVLAQGVADVIVVDGASKDRTAERATAAGARVVVEQRRGYGRAIQTGIAALREDTDIIVFLDGDGSDPAEYIPALIAPIAAGEVVFVLGSRIRGVREPKSLAPQQVAAGVMGALLIRTIYGARFSDLSPFRAIRRDALTRLGMREATYGWNLEMLMRVAAAGLPVQEIAVGQRRRIGGVSKVSGNLRAGLKAAAVLVITFCRLALSLHRERRR